In Brassica rapa cultivar Chiifu-401-42 chromosome A06, CAAS_Brap_v3.01, whole genome shotgun sequence, a single window of DNA contains:
- the LOC103854423 gene encoding uncharacterized protein LOC103854423, which produces MKDRMLEGPTSAPLIERALAKTLKLPFSRRITDVRYRPAEKIRLPTYAGKADPTDHITAFNITMGRTNFSEEERDAGYCRLFIESLQGLALGWFTGLERDSINDFHDLTTGFLKQYIMFMRQGATLFDLWNLSQGVNQSLRDFMEKFKTVASKVQIPDSVAVDALMNNLYLKSLFRKDLHRNPTTSLQDAIARSNNFIRMEEDTTAILKKLNTAAKPATALKAPEARQEPRQHASGNKSNHSKSFVYVVEDKNPSPGSTVVVRKKGWNVWEYDEKPQTSSTPSTSSPGSAEPNLWCSYHQAKAHDTRNCRHLVDALFSSYENGTANVKLPKPRPNNTKSWSKNKEKKAQNNQDKSGTRPKRTEDDKPEERDENEGEAQLEEEQPRNRRRVQVILARPSPSSDEEEDKQVHDSHEYSSK; this is translated from the coding sequence ATGAAAGACCGGATGCTCGAAGGGCCTACTTCAGCGCCACTGATCGAACGCGCTCTGGCCAAAACCCTAAAACTCCCTTTTTCCCGGCGAATCACCGACGTTCGGTACCGACCAGCCGAGAAAATTCGCCTTCCGACATACGCCGGAAAGGCAGACCCAACCGACCACATCACTGCTTTCAACATCACGATGGGTCGAACTAACTTCTCCGAAGAGGAAAGAGACGCTGGCTATTGTCGCCTCTTCATCGAGAGTCTTCAAGGACTAGCCCTCGGGTGGTTCACTGGATTGGAGCGAGACTCCATCAATGACTTTCACGACCTGACGACTGGATTCCTCAAGCAGTACATTATGTTTATGAGACAAGGAGCGACCTTATTTGACCTTTGGAATCTATCTCAAGGGGTGAACCAAAGCCTCCGCGACTTCATGGAAAAGTTTAAAACGGTCGCCTCGAAGGTGCAAATCCCAGACAGCGTCGCCGTCGACGCGCTAATGAATAACCTCTACTTAAAGTCCCTCTTTCGCAAGGATCTCCACAGAAACCCCACCACTTCGCTCCAGGATGCTATCGCGAGGTCGAACAACTTCATCCGAATGGAAGAAGATACAACAGCGATACTCAAGAAATTGAACACGGCCGCTAAACCGGCGACTGCTCTAAAAGCTCCCGAGGCACGTCAAGAACCTCGACAGCACGCCTCAGGCAACAAGTCTAACCACTCGAAGAGCTTCGTCTATGTGGTCGAAGACAAAAACCCATCCCCGGGATCGACTGTCGTCGTGCGCAAGAAAGGTTGGAACGTCTGGGAGTACGACGAGAAGCCGCAAACCTCTTCGACACCTTCAACTTCGAGTCCTGGCTCGGCCGAGCCAAACCTATGGTGCAGCTACCATCAGGCCAAGGCACACGATACGAGGAATTGCAGGCATCTGGTCGATGCCCTCTTCTCATCTTATGAAAATGGAACAGCCAACGTCAAGCTTCCCAAGCCCAGGCCAAACAACACCAAGAGCTGGagcaaaaacaaagaaaagaaagcTCAGAATAATCAAGATAAGTCCGGAACTCGGCCAAAGCGCACAGAGGATGACAAGCCAGAAGAGCGAGACGAAAACGAGGGCGAAGCACAACTCGAAGAAGAGCAACCTCGTAATCGTCGACGTGTCCAAGTCATCCTCGCACGACCAAGTCCCTCTTCAGATGAAGAAGAGGACAAACAGGTCCACGACTCGCACGAGTACTCCAGCAAGTGA